Part of the Neisseria brasiliensis genome is shown below.
TCGCCAATGCACCGCTGACGGCAAACGCCCAGTTAAACGGCGTGCCCATCAGCATTAAAATCCCCATAATCGCCAACATGCTGATGACGACCTGCAAACCGCCTAAGCCGAATACCAGCTTTTTCATCGCCTTGAGTTTCGGCAGCGAAAATTCCAAACCGATGCTGAACATCAAAAACACAATACCGATTTCACCCAAATAATCTGTGGCGTGGCTTTTCGGAATCAGGCTGAACATGCCCGGGCCGGCGATAAAGCCGACCAACAGATAACCGAGCATGGAAGGAATATTGAATTTGCGGCAATAGATAACGGTAATAACCGAAACCAGCAGAACGATGACGACATGGGCAAGAGAAAACTCATGCATAAAAGGCGGCCTTGTTATGAATAGAGAGAAGAGTGCGCAAGGCCGTCTGAAAAAATCTTAGCGAAACAGGGGCGGGGATTTATGCAAACGGCGAAAGATAGTCGTTTCAAATAAAAATCATACTGCGTTGCCAGCGCCCTTATGTACTCGATGTACACGGCGGTCGCTGTCGCCTTGTCTGATTTCTATTTAAAACAACTATAAATTATAGCAAAAAATAAGGGAGATTCAGGATTTTATCGACAAAAGGCCGTCTGAAAACGATTTTTCAGACGGCCTCTCTTATTCATACAAACATTAAGGCATCAACATACCGCCGTTGACATGCAGCGTTTGGCCGGTGATGTATTTGGCTTGGTCGGAAGCCAAGAACAAAACCGCATCGGCGATGTCTTGCGCTTCGCCGAATTTGCCTAAAGAAGTTTGCGCTTCAAACATTTTGCGGGTTTCTTCCGGCAAGACGCGGGTCATGTCGGTGTCGATAAAGCCCGGTGCTACACAGTTGACGGTTACGCCACGGCTGCCGACTTCGCGTGCCATTGATTTAGCAAAACCGATTAAGCCTGCTTTGGCAGCGGCATAGTTGGTTTGACCGGCATTACCCATCACGCCGACTACGGAAGTGATGTTGATGATGCGGCCTCTGCGTTGTTTCATCATGCCGCGCAACACGGCTTTAGAGGCGCGGAAGACAGATTTCAGGTTGACCTGCATGATGTCGTCCCATTCTTCTTCTTTCATGCGCATCAACAGGTTATCGCGCGTGATGCCGGCGTTGTTGACCAAAATATCCAGTTTGCCGAATTCTTTTTCAATCTCGGCAATCAATGTTTCGATGCTTTCCGGCTCAGCAGAATTCAACGCACGGCCTTGGCCGCCCCATGGCGCCAAACGCTCACCAATCGCTGCTGCACCGCTGTCGCTGGTGGCCGTACCAATCACGGTGGCACCGGCTGCGGCCAATGTATCGGCAATCGCCGCACCGATACCGCGTGATGCGCCGGTAACTAAAGCGATTTTGCCGCTTAAATCTTGATTACTCATCCAGGATCCTTTCGTTGCGTAAAATGAATTTTCAGACGGCCTTTATAGCATAAATAGGCTTTTTAATCTAATGTTAGGTATATCATAATGAAAAGGCCGTCTGA
Proteins encoded:
- the fabG gene encoding 3-oxoacyl-ACP reductase FabG, with the translated sequence MSNQDLSGKIALVTGASRGIGAAIADTLAAAGATVIGTATSDSGAAAIGERLAPWGGQGRALNSAEPESIETLIAEIEKEFGKLDILVNNAGITRDNLLMRMKEEEWDDIMQVNLKSVFRASKAVLRGMMKQRRGRIINITSVVGVMGNAGQTNYAAAKAGLIGFAKSMAREVGSRGVTVNCVAPGFIDTDMTRVLPEETRKMFEAQTSLGKFGEAQDIADAVLFLASDQAKYITGQTLHVNGGMLMP